The Aureispira anguillae genome contains a region encoding:
- a CDS encoding DUF1761 domain-containing protein translates to MGPNLMIIPLVALIPLVVGFVWYNPKVMGNAWMKETGMTEEKAQQGNMAVTFGAAYVFAIFAAFSLLGLVDHQMGIFQLFAAQEGFGEAGSEAMKSYEATMAMVGARHLSFGHGAFHGVLAGITLALPLIGTNALFEQKSWKYIWINVGYWIVSFALMGGALGQWGFNV, encoded by the coding sequence ATGGGACCTAATTTAATGATTATTCCTCTGGTTGCTTTAATTCCATTAGTGGTTGGTTTTGTTTGGTATAACCCTAAAGTAATGGGAAATGCTTGGATGAAAGAAACGGGTATGACAGAAGAAAAAGCTCAACAAGGTAATATGGCGGTAACCTTTGGTGCTGCTTATGTTTTTGCTATTTTTGCTGCTTTTTCGCTGTTGGGCTTGGTCGATCATCAAATGGGAATTTTTCAGCTTTTTGCCGCTCAGGAAGGATTTGGTGAAGCGGGGTCAGAAGCAATGAAATCTTATGAGGCGACCATGGCTATGGTTGGTGCTAGACACTTGAGCTTTGGTCATGGTGCTTTTCATGGTGTTTTGGCAGGTATTACCCTTGCTTTGCCCTTAATAGGAACCAATGCCCTCTTTGAGCAAAAGTCTTGGAAGTACATATGGATTAATGTCGGTTATTGGATCGTGTCATTTGCCTTGATGGGAGGTGCTTTAGGGCAGTGGGGATTTAATGTATAG
- a CDS encoding PAS domain-containing hybrid sensor histidine kinase/response regulator codes for MIQDFSSLYKLSLAIGTSLNLQENIQHFLSSFIKKAAGERAAIWLNTSLNSTATTSHYSTFESPLFEHKKSFNQNLSTLYQLVSQNGYAILEHKDPLLESLFTQKVNNPAYKHIVYPLGARGLIILDIIASKKHKGLKTSFVLSIQDVINKFALSIEACLVYEQSTKETLRNEEKYRSIIENMELGLLEVTPEGKIIKAYPKFCKLTGYTEEELFGKIAADIFLGKAGIKKMAKERAARKKGETGVYEIQLKKKNGKKIWVMISGAPYYDENNHVAGSVGIHLDITERKMAEQKIRESQEKLQLILNTSLDAIFTIDETGKIIDWNPNAEKIFGYSSTEVIGRVLNNLIVPNAKAIKSKKEIALFMKMEQPPPLNQRIELTAIRKTGEEFPIELTMSPIKIQNQYFFSAFCRDITIRKKSEQALINAKKAAEQARNVERQFLAHMSHEIRTPMNAVIGMTYLLQRSQPTAEQKDYIQALKFSADSLMGIISDILDLSKIEAGEIELEYRPFSLHSLLESLYRSYQFRLQEKNISIKINIDKNIKHQVIGDKTRMGQILSNLLSNASKFTSEGSIGITALLEKSEGDTCWIKFQVSDTGIGISKENLGIIFSSFKQATVNTHREFGGTGLGLSIVKQLVELQNGTIKVKSELGKGTVFEVLLPFKYSELLNTDIKKSKSTNGQTIDSFKELTILIAEDNLINQKLITSIFTQWGIDFDLANNGLEAVEYARTKQYDMIFMDLNMPIMNGYEATVKIKKDPLNLNFHTPIVTLTAAALHEERKRMFEAGVYDFITKPFSPQQLQRTIISCLDQSVPFEKTQLAPPPVDPIQEEELYDLSHLNTFSQGNPQFVIDMVQLFLKQNPQNISILNQALDRGDWDKAQDLAHQLKSTLGTLGMSKQQKIAKQIEHNMSNKIYHAEKNKPLMQRLKTTCAQVYPLLKQQFSLEAK; via the coding sequence ATGATACAAGATTTTTCCTCACTCTATAAATTGTCTCTCGCTATTGGAACGTCCTTAAACCTCCAAGAGAACATTCAGCATTTTTTATCTTCTTTTATAAAAAAAGCAGCAGGTGAGCGTGCGGCTATTTGGTTAAATACATCTCTTAATTCTACCGCAACAACAAGCCATTATAGTACTTTTGAGTCCCCTTTATTTGAGCATAAAAAAAGTTTTAATCAAAATCTATCAACACTCTACCAACTCGTTAGTCAAAACGGTTATGCCATTTTGGAGCACAAAGATCCGCTTCTAGAAAGCCTTTTTACCCAAAAAGTAAACAATCCTGCTTACAAGCACATTGTTTACCCATTAGGAGCTAGAGGGCTAATCATCTTAGATATTATAGCATCTAAAAAACATAAAGGATTAAAAACTTCTTTTGTCTTGTCTATACAGGATGTGATTAACAAATTTGCATTATCGATAGAAGCCTGCCTTGTGTATGAACAATCCACTAAAGAAACACTAAGAAATGAAGAAAAATATCGCTCTATTATAGAAAACATGGAGCTTGGTTTGTTGGAGGTAACTCCTGAGGGAAAAATCATAAAAGCTTACCCCAAATTTTGTAAGCTAACAGGTTATACCGAAGAAGAACTCTTTGGAAAAATTGCCGCAGATATATTTCTCGGAAAAGCTGGAATCAAAAAAATGGCTAAAGAAAGAGCTGCTAGAAAAAAAGGAGAGACAGGGGTTTATGAGATTCAGTTAAAAAAGAAAAATGGCAAAAAAATATGGGTTATGATTAGTGGGGCTCCCTATTATGATGAAAACAACCATGTTGCTGGTTCGGTTGGCATCCACTTAGATATTACTGAACGCAAAATGGCAGAACAAAAAATTAGAGAAAGCCAGGAAAAGTTGCAATTAATTCTCAACACCTCTTTAGATGCTATCTTTACCATTGATGAAACAGGCAAAATAATTGACTGGAATCCTAATGCAGAAAAAATCTTCGGTTATTCCTCCACTGAGGTGATTGGTCGTGTGCTAAATAATTTGATTGTTCCTAATGCAAAGGCTATTAAATCCAAGAAAGAAATCGCTCTTTTTATGAAAATGGAGCAACCGCCCCCATTAAACCAACGCATAGAACTAACTGCTATACGCAAAACGGGAGAAGAATTTCCTATTGAATTGACCATGTCGCCCATCAAAATACAAAATCAATACTTCTTTTCAGCTTTTTGTCGAGATATTACCATCAGGAAAAAAAGTGAACAAGCCCTAATCAATGCCAAAAAAGCGGCAGAACAAGCTAGAAATGTAGAACGTCAATTTTTGGCACACATGAGTCATGAAATTCGAACGCCTATGAATGCTGTTATCGGAATGACTTATTTATTGCAACGTTCTCAACCTACAGCAGAGCAAAAAGACTATATTCAAGCGTTAAAATTTTCTGCCGATAGCTTAATGGGTATTATCTCTGACATACTGGATCTGTCCAAAATAGAAGCAGGCGAAATCGAATTGGAATATCGTCCTTTCTCCTTGCATAGCCTTTTAGAATCACTTTATCGCTCTTACCAATTCAGATTGCAAGAAAAAAATATATCGATTAAGATAAACATTGATAAAAATATTAAGCATCAGGTGATTGGAGATAAAACTAGAATGGGTCAAATTTTAAGTAATTTACTCAGTAATGCTAGTAAATTTACCTCCGAAGGGTCCATTGGTATCACTGCTTTGTTGGAAAAATCTGAGGGAGACACTTGTTGGATCAAATTTCAAGTTTCGGATACAGGAATTGGTATTTCGAAAGAAAACCTTGGAATTATTTTTAGTAGTTTCAAACAAGCCACCGTTAATACCCATCGAGAATTTGGTGGTACAGGATTAGGGCTTTCTATTGTCAAACAATTAGTAGAATTACAAAACGGAACGATAAAAGTAAAAAGTGAACTAGGCAAGGGAACTGTCTTTGAAGTTTTATTGCCTTTCAAATATTCTGAATTGCTAAATACCGACATCAAAAAGAGTAAAAGCACCAACGGTCAAACGATAGACTCCTTTAAAGAATTGACCATCTTAATTGCTGAAGATAATTTAATCAATCAAAAACTAATCACTAGTATATTCACTCAATGGGGCATCGATTTTGATTTGGCAAACAATGGTTTGGAAGCGGTAGAATACGCACGCACCAAACAATATGATATGATATTCATGGATCTTAACATGCCTATTATGAATGGTTATGAAGCTACCGTGAAAATAAAAAAAGATCCGCTAAATCTTAATTTTCATACCCCTATTGTTACCCTTACTGCAGCTGCTCTGCACGAAGAACGCAAACGAATGTTTGAAGCTGGTGTCTATGATTTTATAACCAAACCCTTTTCACCACAGCAATTACAACGTACCATCATAAGCTGTTTGGATCAGTCCGTTCCATTTGAAAAAACTCAATTAGCTCCTCCTCCTGTTGATCCAATTCAAGAGGAAGAATTATATGATTTAAGCCATTTAAATACATTTAGTCAGGGAAATCCACAGTTCGTCATCGATATGGTTCAATTGTTCTTAAAACAAAATCCTCAAAATATAAGCATTTTAAATCAAGCACTCGACAGGGGCGACTGGGACAAAGCACAGGATTTAGCGCATCAATTAAAGTCAACACTTGGTACCTTAGGAATGTCTAAGCAACAAAAGATAGCCAAGCAGATTGAACATAATATGTCCAACAAAATTTATCATGCAGAAAAAAACAAACCGCTAATGCAACGCCTGAAAACTACCTGTGCCCAAGTCTACCCACTGCTAAAGCAACAGTTTTCTTTAGAGGCTAAATAA
- a CDS encoding T9SS type A sorting domain-containing protein — MKKLTLLSTFLLCTSILFGQATQVMDIHTGSGDSYPFGFMEYNNELYFTAYPNGLSMQAELWKTNGTNTVSVLTPNNNLIPMILANYNGKLYFSYGNQNNGSREGLWEYDGVNAPTLILNSNPNGGDVGKHFVEFNGKLYFRGIDSIHGSELWQYDGTNPPTMVADLNAGTAGAIIANLTVFQNKLFFSAKTATNTDVLMMYDGVNTPTVVANDLKSSGFTYNGPMPILNGKLYFIAYTISGDPTSSTIFEYDGVNPATSVVSNVGANQPVYATNLYAERFGTLYFFIVNNGGGSHVCWEYDGTNPAGPASNPSLIASTMYNNEAYYFSYDATYGTELWKTDGVNAIRLTDINPMGSVESEEKPFIYQNKLYFDARDGTTGQELWVYDPSVLNSINKQKDLSVQIHPNPAQNQVQIEVNTTISGIEVYDVLGKKVLEQSTSLNKLDVSNLSNGIYWLHIHTDKYTEIKEFVKI, encoded by the coding sequence ATGAAAAAATTAACCCTTTTGAGTACGTTTCTTTTATGTACCTCAATCTTATTTGGACAAGCAACGCAAGTGATGGACATTCATACTGGAAGTGGAGACTCTTACCCTTTTGGTTTTATGGAATACAATAATGAACTGTATTTTACCGCCTATCCTAATGGACTATCTATGCAAGCTGAATTATGGAAGACAAATGGAACCAATACCGTTTCTGTTTTAACGCCTAATAATAACTTAATACCAATGATTTTAGCTAATTATAATGGTAAGTTATACTTTTCTTATGGAAACCAGAACAATGGAAGTAGGGAAGGATTATGGGAATATGATGGGGTAAATGCACCCACTCTTATTCTTAATTCTAATCCTAATGGAGGGGATGTTGGGAAGCATTTTGTAGAATTTAATGGAAAATTGTATTTCAGAGGAATAGACTCTATTCATGGTAGTGAATTGTGGCAATATGATGGAACCAACCCTCCAACTATGGTTGCAGATCTAAATGCGGGAACAGCAGGGGCAATAATAGCCAACCTTACTGTTTTTCAAAATAAATTGTTTTTCTCTGCCAAAACAGCTACCAACACAGATGTTTTGATGATGTACGATGGCGTAAATACTCCTACTGTTGTGGCTAATGATTTAAAATCATCAGGTTTTACCTATAATGGACCTATGCCAATTCTAAATGGCAAACTATATTTTATAGCGTATACAATAAGTGGAGATCCTACAAGTAGTACTATATTTGAATATGATGGTGTGAATCCAGCGACGAGTGTTGTTTCTAATGTAGGTGCAAATCAACCTGTTTATGCTACCAATCTTTATGCTGAGCGTTTTGGTACGTTATATTTTTTTATTGTAAATAATGGTGGGGGATCGCATGTGTGTTGGGAATATGATGGAACGAATCCCGCAGGACCAGCATCAAATCCAAGTCTAATTGCTTCTACAATGTATAACAATGAAGCATATTATTTTAGTTATGATGCTACTTATGGTACAGAGTTGTGGAAAACAGATGGGGTGAATGCAATAAGACTAACAGATATCAATCCTATGGGAAGTGTTGAATCCGAAGAGAAGCCTTTTATCTATCAAAATAAACTCTATTTTGATGCTAGAGATGGTACTACAGGTCAAGAGTTGTGGGTTTATGATCCTTCTGTATTGAATTCAATTAATAAGCAAAAAGATTTGAGTGTACAAATTCATCCTAATCCTGCTCAAAATCAAGTGCAAATAGAGGTAAATACAACGATTAGTGGTATAGAAGTTTATGATGTATTAGGTAAAAAAGTTTTAGAACAATCAACGTCTTTAAATAAATTGGATGTCTCAAATTTATCGAATGGTATTTATTGGTTGCATATTCACACTGATAAATACACAGAAATAAAAGAATTCGTGAAAATTTAA
- a CDS encoding M15 family metallopeptidase yields the protein MVFVFLMMNTYLHNIIWCIFFCACNSPIEHQPQHIPLPKIDPVQQQDPIPLGLQKIVAAYPSQQLSASSNHLIWSDGSTSLYQDTIPQKSFEQLLNQPDLEDQMAMVYTKGKNYKIPSRNQDPGRIRVEDFFLKMYGKNKEAVMQQLVEIDFLGTKLKVTRINGIDKKLTKIAQELALYPELKPYLENVGGSFNWRTIAGTNRLSTHSFGMTIDINIKYSNYWRWAVKDKTENGKRPIIYKNRIPLQIVEIFENNGFIWGGKWYHYDTMHFEYRPELLIDL from the coding sequence ATGGTTTTTGTATTTTTAATGATGAACACTTATTTACATAACATTATTTGGTGCATTTTTTTTTGCGCTTGTAATTCCCCTATTGAACATCAACCCCAACACATCCCCCTCCCCAAAATAGATCCTGTTCAACAACAAGATCCCATTCCCTTAGGTTTACAAAAAATAGTAGCTGCTTACCCCAGTCAGCAACTAAGCGCTTCTTCGAATCACTTAATTTGGTCAGATGGATCAACGAGTCTATATCAAGATACGATCCCTCAAAAATCTTTTGAGCAATTGTTGAATCAGCCCGATTTAGAAGACCAAATGGCAATGGTTTATACCAAAGGAAAGAACTATAAAATTCCGAGTAGAAACCAAGATCCAGGAAGAATTCGAGTAGAGGATTTTTTTTTGAAGATGTATGGCAAGAATAAAGAAGCAGTCATGCAACAATTGGTAGAAATTGATTTTTTAGGCACTAAACTCAAGGTAACAAGGATTAATGGTATTGATAAAAAACTAACTAAAATTGCACAAGAATTGGCTTTATATCCTGAATTAAAACCTTATTTGGAAAATGTTGGCGGTAGCTTCAATTGGCGAACAATAGCGGGAACCAACCGATTGAGCACACACAGTTTTGGTATGACGATTGATATTAACATTAAATATTCTAATTATTGGCGCTGGGCGGTAAAAGACAAAACAGAAAATGGAAAACGCCCCATTATTTATAAAAACAGAATTCCTCTACAAATTGTAGAAATATTTGAAAACAATGGTTTTATTTGGGGTGGCAAATGGTATCACTATGATACCATGCATTTTGAATACCGTCCCGAACTTCTTATTGACTTATAA
- a CDS encoding YfbK domain-containing protein — MIKVLHIIFFSLLILHNTIAQTTGTLQGQVLDLNSDEGLPFARLSLEHPIHPNKVTETDFDGKYNFSNVKQDTYQLVVSYVGFPTKTMTGIVVQAGQVTIIDVEMEETVQMAEIVVAAEPLIEQSAVAGGQTLSANDIKNLPTRSVTSIVATTAGVNQADKGSAVSSRGSRANTRLKRISGKKMKRKAMRPAAAPKPYSNSKNYRTAAPPVEKPANEEYASFVENEFRAVQDEPLSTFSIDVDRASYANIRRHLNQMQKPPKDAVRIEEMINYFEYNYPQPQGEDPFSVTTEVADCPWNKAAQLVKIGLQGKNIDLEKAPASNLVFLIDVSGSMSSANKLPLLKESLKLLINNMRAQDKIAIVVYAGAAGLVQASTNDKNKLLKALDQLQAGGSTAGGAGIELAYKTAKSNLAKDGNNRVIIATDGDFNVGASSANDLEKLIVEKRKDNIFLTVLGYGMGNYKDSRMEVLADKGNGNYAYIDNIKEAKKTLVKEMGGTLYTIAKDVKIQVEFNPVQVKSYRLVGYENRLLNKEDFNNDTKDAGELGAGHTVTALYEIVLSTGKKANKAAKKVDELVYQKNKSTHLAQTSNDLMTIKLRYKKPTGMKSTLMKFPLEKKLQPISEASENFRFAASVAGFGMLLRDSKFKNDLTYKTVLELAKGAKGADKEGYRAEYIEMVSNVLSMTAQAQK; from the coding sequence ATGATAAAAGTACTTCATATTATCTTTTTTAGTTTATTAATTCTTCATAATACAATAGCTCAAACAACAGGAACACTTCAAGGTCAAGTGCTAGACCTTAATAGCGACGAAGGCTTACCTTTTGCTAGGCTTAGTTTAGAACATCCCATTCATCCAAACAAAGTAACAGAAACGGATTTTGATGGAAAATATAATTTTAGTAATGTCAAACAGGATACCTACCAATTGGTTGTTTCTTATGTAGGGTTTCCTACAAAAACGATGACGGGAATTGTGGTACAAGCAGGGCAAGTAACCATTATAGATGTTGAGATGGAAGAGACCGTTCAGATGGCAGAAATAGTGGTGGCAGCAGAACCCTTGATTGAACAATCTGCGGTTGCTGGGGGACAAACCCTAAGTGCCAACGATATTAAAAATTTGCCAACTCGTAGTGTGACGAGTATCGTGGCAACAACAGCAGGCGTCAATCAAGCAGACAAAGGAAGTGCTGTCTCTAGTCGTGGATCGAGAGCGAATACACGACTCAAGAGAATAAGTGGAAAAAAAATGAAAAGAAAGGCAATGCGCCCTGCTGCTGCCCCAAAACCCTATTCCAATTCAAAAAATTACCGAACAGCGGCTCCACCAGTCGAAAAACCTGCCAATGAAGAATATGCTTCTTTTGTAGAAAATGAATTTCGAGCGGTACAAGACGAGCCCTTGTCTACTTTCTCTATTGATGTTGATCGTGCTTCTTATGCTAATATTAGACGCCACCTTAATCAAATGCAAAAACCGCCTAAAGATGCCGTTCGAATAGAAGAGATGATTAATTATTTTGAGTATAACTATCCACAACCACAGGGCGAAGATCCTTTTAGTGTGACAACAGAAGTAGCAGACTGTCCTTGGAATAAAGCTGCTCAATTGGTGAAAATTGGCTTGCAGGGCAAAAATATAGATTTGGAAAAAGCACCAGCGAGCAATCTTGTTTTTTTAATTGATGTTTCTGGCTCCATGTCTAGTGCGAATAAACTACCCTTGTTAAAAGAATCGCTTAAATTATTGATTAATAATATGAGAGCACAAGACAAAATTGCAATTGTTGTTTATGCAGGTGCAGCAGGATTGGTACAAGCCTCAACCAACGATAAAAATAAATTATTAAAAGCCTTGGATCAATTACAAGCAGGTGGTTCAACTGCAGGTGGTGCAGGCATTGAGTTGGCTTACAAAACAGCCAAAAGCAACTTAGCAAAGGACGGCAATAATCGAGTTATTATTGCGACAGATGGTGATTTTAATGTAGGTGCTTCTAGTGCTAATGATTTGGAAAAATTGATTGTTGAAAAACGAAAAGACAATATTTTCTTGACCGTTTTGGGCTATGGAATGGGCAATTATAAGGACAGTAGAATGGAAGTTTTGGCAGATAAGGGAAATGGAAACTATGCTTATATTGACAATATAAAAGAAGCCAAAAAAACCTTGGTCAAAGAAATGGGAGGGACACTTTATACCATTGCCAAAGATGTGAAAATTCAAGTAGAGTTTAATCCTGTACAAGTCAAATCTTATCGTTTGGTAGGTTATGAAAACCGCTTGTTGAACAAGGAGGATTTTAACAATGATACCAAAGATGCAGGTGAATTAGGAGCAGGACATACGGTAACAGCCTTGTATGAAATTGTATTGTCAACGGGTAAAAAAGCCAATAAAGCAGCTAAAAAAGTAGATGAACTGGTTTACCAAAAAAATAAATCTACGCACTTAGCGCAAACTAGTAATGATTTGATGACGATTAAATTGAGGTACAAAAAGCCAACGGGAATGAAAAGTACACTTATGAAATTCCCACTAGAAAAGAAGTTACAACCAATTTCTGAAGCGTCTGAAAATTTCCGTTTTGCGGCTTCTGTTGCTGGTTTTGGTATGTTGTTGCGAGATTCTAAATTTAAAAATGACTTGACCTACAAAACGGT